A portion of the Tiliqua scincoides isolate rTilSci1 chromosome 3, rTilSci1.hap2, whole genome shotgun sequence genome contains these proteins:
- the CHST10 gene encoding carbohydrate sulfotransferase 10, with translation MYHRWLLLAACFWVIFMFMVASKFITLTFKDPDVYGAKQEPLTLTAITKLEKIQFAKEKDLPREFQTIGRGLSEDLVHHPMIHMERLELLRNVCQDASLKNLTHATVSKFVLDRIFVCDKHKILFCQTPKVGNTQWKKVLIVLNGAFSSIEEIPDNIVHDHEKNGLPRLSSFSDSEIQKRLKLYFKFFIVRDPFERLISAFKDKFVHNPRFEPWYRHEIAPGIIRKYRKNRTETKGLQFEDFVRYLGDPNHRWLDIQFGDHIIHWVTYVELCAPCEITYSVIGHHETLEEDAPYILKEAGIDHLVSYPTIPPGITAYNKTKVERYFSGVSKRDIRRLYARFEGDFNLFGYQEPSFLLN, from the exons ATGTACCACCGGTGGCTGCTTCTAGCTGCATGCTTTTGGGTAATATTCATGTTCATGGTTGCTAGCAAGTTCATCACGCTGACCTTCAAAGACCCCGATG TGTACGGAGCCAAGCAAGAGCCATTAACATTGACGGCTATAACGAAACTAGAAAAAATTCAATTCGCTAAAGAAAAGGACTTGCCTAGAGAGTTTCAG ACGATAGGAAGAGGTTTATCTGAAGATCTTGTACATCACCCTATGATCCATATGGAAAGGCTTGAGCTACTCAGGAATGTGTGCCAAGATGCTTCACTGAAAAATCTCACACACGCTACTGTTTCAAAGTTTGTTCTGGACCGAATATTTGTATGTGACAAGCACAAGATCCTCTTCTGTCAGACTCCCAAAGTTGGCAATACTCAGTGGAAGAAAGTCTTGATTGTTTTAAATG GAGCTTTTtcttccatagaggagattcctGATAACATTGTGCATGACCATGAGAAGAATGGTTTACCACGCTTATCTTCCTTCAGCGACTCTGAAATTCAAAAACG ATTGAAATTGTACTTCAAATTCTTTATTGTAAGAGACCCATTTGAAAGGCTTATTTCAGCATTTAAAGATAAGTTTGTCCACAATCCTCGATTTGAACCTTGGTATAGGCATGAAATTGCTCCTGGCATCATTCGAAAATATAGAAAGAATCGCACTGAGACCAAGGGGCTGCAATTTGAGGACTTCGTGCGCTATTTGGGTGACCCAAACCATCGATGGTTAGATATACAATTTGGAGACCACATAATTCATTGGGTTACCTATGTGGAACTTTGTGCTCCATGTGAAATAACATACAGTGTAATTGGACATCATGAAACGCTAGAGGAGGATGCACCATATATCTTGAAGGAAGCGGGAATAGACCATCTGGTATCATACCCCACAATTCCACCAGGCATAACAGCATACAACAAAACCAAGGTGGAACGCTATTTCTCAGGAGTTAGCAAAAGAGACATAAGGCGTCTTTATGCCCGGTTTGAAGGAGATTTTAATCTTTTTGGCTATCAGGAGCCAAGTTTCTTACTAAACTGA